A single genomic interval of Aureliella helgolandensis harbors:
- a CDS encoding TonB-dependent receptor plug domain-containing protein — protein MTHAKTRLAHARIWLCSLALAMAFQGTMVGQTRPPTPATTEDSNSANLATEDLDSEDILDLDIEALGKVDVVVNSFDVEVTSVTRSESTVGRSPAAVFVLTNEMIRRSGATSIPEALRLVPGLTVARLTANKWAVSSRGFSGEYANKLLVLQDGRSLYSLSHSGVTWGQQDAILEDIERIEVIRGPGASVWGSNAVNGVINIITKDASQTQGTLISAGGGSEDKTITSLRHGNQLSDRLHYRIYGKHFERDRAYSGNSIAADDWRMGRVGTRADWSSDDHDTQHLTVMAELHSAVLGEYVDNAPIPTAPFIEQGPYDDRIHGGFASLRWREMLSEDSQYSFQTYFDRRHLSPSTLATDQDILDVDFQHVYKLLENHTWTWGTGYQCIWTSLNSEYDYRSQASPALRQTNLYSGFFQDQIELREDLQLVLGCKFEHNTYTQFEYQPTVRLLHAISDRQVVWGAVSRAIRTPNRTESDLTIRLATEYSPLTVLVSPNDNLEAEDLLSFELGYRAQPHQVFSWDAVGFIHRYEDLIVPTATAGLTGSPPILPLQFRNDSSGTSYGTEWFARWQPDESWNFSSGYSFIAMDLTETLYGKATQIYTRNQLTFQSLWNVTEDVELDSTLRYVDNIPGLESPSYIALDLRLGCRLTPNCNLSLVGQNLLDSHRQDSVLATVYSNHTEVQRGVYGQLTWEF, from the coding sequence GTGACCCACGCGAAAACGCGTCTCGCCCACGCTCGGATCTGGCTGTGCAGCCTAGCGTTAGCGATGGCCTTCCAGGGAACGATGGTTGGCCAAACGCGGCCCCCCACTCCTGCCACCACGGAAGATTCAAACTCAGCAAATTTGGCGACGGAGGATTTAGATTCTGAGGACATCTTGGATCTCGACATTGAAGCGCTCGGGAAAGTGGATGTCGTCGTCAATTCATTCGACGTGGAAGTCACCTCGGTAACGCGTAGCGAGAGCACGGTTGGCCGCTCGCCCGCGGCCGTCTTCGTATTGACCAATGAGATGATTCGTCGCAGCGGCGCGACCAGTATTCCGGAGGCCTTGCGTCTGGTGCCAGGACTCACCGTCGCGCGACTGACCGCCAACAAATGGGCCGTTTCATCGCGAGGCTTCAGCGGGGAATATGCCAACAAGCTCCTCGTGCTGCAGGATGGTCGCTCTCTCTACTCCCTCTCCCACTCAGGGGTCACGTGGGGCCAGCAAGACGCCATCTTGGAAGACATCGAGCGGATCGAAGTCATTCGCGGTCCAGGAGCGAGCGTCTGGGGATCCAATGCAGTGAACGGTGTGATCAACATCATCACCAAGGATGCGTCGCAAACGCAAGGCACCCTGATCAGTGCAGGTGGAGGGAGTGAGGACAAAACGATCACTTCGCTGCGTCACGGCAATCAACTCTCAGATCGACTCCACTACCGTATTTACGGAAAGCACTTTGAGCGGGACCGGGCGTATTCTGGTAATTCGATCGCTGCCGACGACTGGCGCATGGGACGCGTCGGTACACGCGCGGATTGGTCTTCCGATGACCACGACACTCAACACCTGACAGTAATGGCCGAATTGCATTCGGCGGTCCTCGGCGAATACGTGGACAATGCCCCCATCCCGACCGCTCCCTTCATCGAGCAGGGGCCTTACGATGACCGAATCCATGGTGGCTTTGCCTCCCTGCGGTGGCGGGAAATGCTCTCCGAGGATTCCCAATATTCATTTCAAACCTATTTCGACCGCCGACATCTATCGCCAAGTACGCTCGCTACAGACCAGGACATTCTAGATGTCGATTTTCAGCACGTGTACAAGCTGCTCGAGAATCACACTTGGACGTGGGGGACCGGCTATCAATGCATTTGGACCTCCCTAAATTCGGAATATGACTATCGCAGCCAAGCTTCTCCTGCGCTTCGTCAAACCAACCTCTACAGTGGATTCTTCCAGGATCAGATCGAACTTCGCGAAGATCTGCAGTTGGTGCTAGGATGCAAATTCGAACACAACACCTATACGCAGTTCGAGTACCAGCCGACGGTGCGGTTACTTCATGCGATCAGCGATCGTCAGGTGGTTTGGGGAGCGGTTTCTCGCGCCATTCGAACTCCCAACCGAACGGAGTCCGATTTGACGATTCGCTTGGCCACCGAATACTCACCTCTCACGGTACTCGTTTCCCCAAACGATAATCTGGAGGCGGAAGACTTGCTTTCGTTTGAGTTGGGATATCGCGCCCAACCCCATCAAGTATTCTCGTGGGATGCTGTCGGTTTTATCCATCGCTACGAAGACCTGATTGTGCCCACAGCCACCGCGGGGCTGACAGGCTCCCCGCCGATCTTGCCGCTCCAGTTTCGCAACGACTCCAGTGGCACGTCCTACGGTACCGAATGGTTCGCGCGCTGGCAGCCCGATGAAAGTTGGAATTTTTCCTCGGGATACTCCTTCATTGCCATGGACCTGACCGAGACGTTGTACGGAAAAGCGACTCAGATTTACACTCGCAACCAGCTTACTTTTCAGTCACTGTGGAATGTTACGGAAGATGTTGAGCTGGACAGCACGCTACGTTATGTGGATAACATTCCAGGCTTGGAGTCCCCATCGTACATCGCACTCGATCTTCGCCTCGGCTGTCGCCTGACTCCCAACTGCAACCTCAGCCTAGTAGGGCAAAATCTGCTGGATTCCCATCGGCAAGATTCAGTCCTGGCTACGGTCTACAGCAATCACACCGAGGTGCAACGCGGTGTGTACGGACAATTGACTTGGGAGTTTTAG
- the mgtE gene encoding magnesium transporter translates to MINTLFLPELREMLVEDNTSGLREFCTALHPARTAEFMEGLESSEAWRVLQHADRKLRAEIFSYFDYDRQLEMLERENERQVADLITHVPADDACDLLSELPDSRVEQVLALVPAPDRRDIRRLQTFAEGTAGSIMTTEAACLDERLTVREALEQLSRQAEHVETIYYIYVVDETNHLRGVVSTRMLVSSFGKQQTTLAELMDTDILTVQASDDQQDVANIVAKYDLLAIPVVDAQRHMLGIITHDDVIDVVLEEAAEDVQRIAAVEPLKDSYARTPILTLTWKRGMWLGILFFAGLLTALALRSYETEFESFAWLVWFIPLIIGSGGNSGAQSSTLIIAAMATGDVKVSDWMKIIYREVATGVLLGIFLGVLGLIPAMYLAPTWQAGCIVPITVFFVVICGTFSGSILPLLFQRLGWDPALMSNPFVAGINDLLGIVVYVNIARLILGPV, encoded by the coding sequence ATGATCAATACCCTCTTTTTACCCGAACTGCGCGAGATGTTGGTCGAGGACAACACCTCCGGGCTGCGCGAGTTTTGCACGGCACTCCACCCAGCGCGAACCGCGGAGTTCATGGAAGGCTTGGAGTCGAGTGAGGCATGGCGGGTGTTGCAGCATGCCGATCGCAAATTGCGGGCTGAGATTTTCAGCTACTTCGACTATGACCGCCAACTCGAAATGCTAGAGCGTGAAAACGAGCGGCAAGTTGCCGACTTGATCACTCATGTTCCCGCAGATGACGCTTGTGACCTGCTCAGCGAACTCCCCGATTCCCGAGTCGAACAGGTGTTGGCATTGGTGCCGGCCCCCGACCGACGCGATATCCGGCGTCTACAGACTTTTGCAGAGGGCACCGCTGGATCGATCATGACGACCGAGGCAGCTTGTCTCGATGAGCGTCTGACGGTTCGCGAAGCGCTTGAACAACTGAGTCGGCAGGCGGAGCATGTCGAGACGATCTACTACATTTATGTGGTGGATGAAACCAATCATCTACGGGGTGTCGTTAGCACGCGCATGTTGGTTTCTTCCTTTGGGAAGCAGCAGACAACTCTGGCAGAATTGATGGACACTGATATTTTGACGGTCCAGGCATCCGACGACCAGCAGGATGTGGCCAATATTGTTGCCAAGTACGACTTGTTAGCCATTCCGGTGGTCGATGCCCAGCGGCACATGTTGGGGATCATCACGCACGATGATGTGATCGATGTCGTTCTCGAGGAAGCTGCGGAAGATGTTCAGCGAATTGCGGCCGTTGAACCGCTGAAAGATAGCTATGCCCGCACCCCAATTCTCACGCTGACTTGGAAGCGAGGGATGTGGCTGGGGATCCTGTTTTTTGCCGGGCTCCTGACCGCCCTGGCGCTGCGCAGCTACGAGACTGAATTCGAATCGTTCGCTTGGCTGGTGTGGTTCATCCCGTTGATCATCGGTTCCGGCGGAAACTCCGGTGCGCAGTCCTCAACACTGATTATCGCTGCGATGGCCACCGGCGATGTAAAGGTAAGCGACTGGATGAAAATTATCTATCGCGAAGTAGCCACCGGTGTGCTGCTAGGCATTTTCCTGGGAGTGTTGGGACTGATCCCCGCCATGTATCTCGCGCCCACATGGCAAGCGGGTTGCATTGTCCCAATCACGGTCTTCTTCGTCGTGATTTGCGGGACATTTAGTGGCTCGATCTTGCCACTGCTCTTCCAGCGACTTGGCTGGGACCCGGCGTTGATGAGCAATCCCTTTGTCGCGGGGATCAACGACCTGCTCGGCATTGTGGTCTATGTCAACATCGCGCGGTTAATCCTGGGGCCTGTGTAG
- a CDS encoding ferritin-like domain-containing protein, whose translation MPLDAQTQQIVDELTVAYFMELETVMNYIANSVHLDGVRAEEIKKSLAADVTAEVGHAQLLADRIKTIGGKLPGSLEFKATQKTLQPPADSTDLVAVIKGVIDAEHGACEQYTKIIKLCDGFDYVTQDMCITILADEQHHRREFKGFLTEYEKA comes from the coding sequence ATGCCACTTGACGCTCAAACCCAACAGATCGTCGACGAATTGACCGTAGCCTATTTCATGGAACTGGAAACGGTGATGAATTACATCGCCAACAGCGTCCATTTGGATGGAGTGCGGGCTGAAGAAATCAAGAAGAGCCTAGCTGCCGACGTCACCGCCGAAGTCGGACACGCCCAACTGCTAGCCGATCGCATCAAAACCATTGGAGGCAAGCTTCCCGGAAGCCTCGAATTCAAGGCAACTCAAAAAACGCTGCAACCGCCCGCCGATTCGACCGATTTAGTCGCTGTCATCAAAGGGGTCATCGACGCTGAACACGGCGCGTGCGAACAGTACACCAAAATCATTAAGCTGTGTGATGGTTTTGACTACGTAACTCAGGACATGTGCATTACCATCCTGGCCGACGAGCAGCATCATCGACGCGAGTTCAAGGGTTTTCTGACCGAGTACGAAAAAGCTTAG
- a CDS encoding TlpA family protein disulfide reductase, with the protein MPSSNRKIPCAWIPSTWTSRTEISRLRSNAACRWLALACCSLASWGTLPCGFAQQPGTVATGNAATGNAAPVDLSIADNADADALEAVVKRAKSMRPSSPQEYQAMQNAIRDASKRLIKLLESDQSSPRFQQAELDAISSSVALMTYFGEDAKKRTVEQVHNFLKARKKLQLQDIQTGMLAAAMIELQANKQPARDTYQLLDDLLKEDEREEMQQLRLTLQASIRRLDLLGNKFELQAKSLDGKEIATEDFAGQYVLVDFLATWCEPCLLEVPRLKNHYAKYYDRGLRILTISIDEDTEALQQFLAKADLPWPVIHDNAEDPLARLQMKFGVSTLPCILLLNKEGTVVSLEARGAELDRLMQLLFDSPTPAAPPAVSAEPAAAKPDPQ; encoded by the coding sequence ATGCCTTCATCAAACCGCAAGATTCCGTGCGCTTGGATTCCGTCGACTTGGACTTCAAGAACTGAAATTTCGCGACTTCGGAGCAACGCCGCGTGTCGTTGGCTGGCTCTGGCCTGCTGCAGCCTTGCCAGCTGGGGGACACTTCCCTGCGGATTTGCACAACAACCCGGCACCGTAGCGACCGGCAATGCAGCGACAGGCAATGCGGCTCCGGTTGACCTCTCCATTGCCGACAATGCGGACGCTGACGCATTGGAAGCGGTCGTCAAGCGCGCCAAAAGCATGCGTCCGTCCTCTCCTCAAGAGTATCAGGCGATGCAAAACGCCATTCGTGACGCGTCCAAGCGATTGATCAAGTTGCTCGAAAGCGACCAGAGCTCGCCTCGCTTTCAACAAGCGGAACTCGATGCCATTAGCTCATCGGTTGCCCTGATGACCTATTTTGGCGAGGACGCCAAGAAAAGAACGGTCGAACAGGTACACAATTTTCTGAAAGCTCGCAAGAAACTGCAGCTGCAAGACATTCAGACCGGCATGCTGGCCGCAGCCATGATCGAACTCCAAGCCAATAAACAACCGGCTCGTGACACCTATCAATTGCTGGATGATTTGCTCAAGGAAGATGAGCGGGAAGAGATGCAACAACTGCGTCTTACACTCCAAGCCTCTATCAGGCGGCTCGACTTGCTTGGAAATAAATTCGAACTGCAGGCCAAGTCGCTCGACGGTAAAGAGATAGCAACCGAGGACTTTGCTGGCCAGTATGTATTGGTGGACTTTTTGGCTACCTGGTGCGAACCATGCCTGCTGGAGGTACCGCGTTTGAAGAATCACTATGCAAAATACTACGACCGCGGATTGCGCATCCTCACGATCAGCATCGATGAAGATACCGAAGCACTTCAGCAATTTCTTGCAAAAGCAGATCTACCTTGGCCGGTAATCCACGACAACGCCGAAGACCCGTTGGCTCGCCTCCAGATGAAGTTTGGCGTCTCAACCTTGCCCTGCATCTTGCTGCTCAATAAGGAAGGCACGGTCGTATCACTGGAAGCTCGTGGCGCAGAGCTCGATCGACTGATGCAATTGCTGTTTGACTCGCCGACGCCAGCCGCCCCTCCCGCGGTTTCAGCTGAGCCCGCTGCGGCCAAACCGGATCCCCAATAG
- a CDS encoding TlpA family protein disulfide reductase produces the protein MGLSPHISAVVSLSIVLGLQLGCNKVQPETASNAAGQPNATEATGEAPIPGNAAPAAASTHTTENASPANTPTPTDADSAQSVSSELPASSGADSKPESAAANSQPIAEAEFQSRPFMTLQENPTNAPEELVQHLTDVDYALQDLVRYGASNMVPEEVYVSAGLRLGRMKLAAGQRLATAAEATTSQVRAGLLAQLVALSHLSGLRDVEAAKELERFAGKLSQTDDPDLAHQSRVVLMGFEVQALQNGLKSDPNALLAQAEGLFARPEDRNFPEFMTLQNAAQVLDQMGFADAAQRVMEILTSEYLNSDDPQLRGQAWALATRDSAAVEEFVTTMNSIGSPQVDLEAIDRGARKLIAAHPNATTLEQISGMIGNVEYNGHLAVSQQLATVVRESMPTIEATEQQRQAIESVVSAHEARGALVGQPLPLNDVVDFSDQPLVWDDFQGKVVLVDFWASWCKPCLQEIPNIRRAYEELHAEGFEVVGVNMDDKFDAAQAIVTQQKLPWRTFHSQDPNAAGFKASFAKQFGINMIPFMLLIDTEGKVAAIHVRGENIIPKVRELLAAAPAQASE, from the coding sequence ATGGGCCTCTCCCCGCACATCTCCGCCGTAGTTTCACTTTCTATCGTGCTCGGACTCCAACTGGGCTGCAACAAAGTCCAACCGGAGACAGCCAGCAACGCGGCTGGACAGCCCAATGCCACGGAGGCAACCGGCGAAGCCCCCATACCCGGCAATGCGGCCCCAGCTGCCGCTTCAACGCACACCACCGAAAACGCTTCCCCAGCGAACACACCGACACCGACAGACGCGGACTCTGCTCAGAGCGTCTCCAGCGAACTCCCTGCGAGCAGTGGTGCAGATTCGAAGCCGGAGTCTGCGGCAGCCAACAGCCAGCCAATCGCGGAAGCCGAATTCCAATCGCGCCCCTTCATGACGCTGCAGGAGAATCCAACCAACGCCCCTGAGGAATTGGTCCAGCACCTCACCGACGTGGATTACGCGCTCCAGGACCTTGTCCGCTACGGGGCGTCGAATATGGTTCCCGAAGAGGTTTACGTCTCTGCAGGCTTGCGTTTGGGACGCATGAAACTCGCGGCTGGCCAACGTCTTGCAACTGCCGCTGAGGCAACGACAAGCCAGGTTCGCGCTGGGCTGCTGGCCCAATTGGTCGCCCTGTCTCACCTGAGTGGATTGCGAGATGTTGAAGCAGCCAAAGAGCTGGAGCGTTTCGCGGGAAAACTGTCTCAAACCGACGATCCCGATTTAGCGCACCAAAGCCGCGTGGTGTTGATGGGATTTGAAGTTCAAGCACTTCAGAACGGCCTAAAATCCGACCCCAACGCGCTGCTCGCTCAGGCCGAGGGGCTTTTCGCGCGACCGGAAGATCGCAACTTCCCCGAATTTATGACGCTACAGAATGCAGCCCAAGTCCTGGACCAAATGGGATTTGCGGACGCAGCGCAGCGGGTCATGGAGATCCTAACCAGCGAATACTTGAATTCGGATGATCCTCAATTGCGAGGCCAAGCCTGGGCGCTCGCAACCCGAGACAGTGCAGCGGTTGAAGAATTTGTGACCACGATGAACTCCATCGGAAGCCCCCAAGTCGATCTGGAAGCCATCGATCGTGGCGCACGCAAATTGATCGCTGCCCACCCCAATGCCACGACTCTCGAACAAATCTCGGGGATGATCGGCAATGTAGAGTACAACGGGCACCTCGCAGTCAGCCAGCAGCTTGCGACGGTGGTACGCGAATCCATGCCCACGATCGAGGCGACCGAACAGCAGCGTCAAGCCATTGAGTCGGTGGTGAGTGCTCACGAAGCGCGGGGCGCCTTGGTGGGACAACCGCTGCCATTGAACGATGTCGTCGATTTTTCCGACCAACCACTGGTGTGGGACGACTTCCAAGGAAAAGTGGTCTTGGTCGATTTCTGGGCGTCTTGGTGCAAGCCATGCCTGCAAGAAATCCCGAACATTCGCCGCGCCTATGAAGAACTGCATGCCGAGGGGTTTGAAGTGGTCGGGGTAAATATGGATGACAAGTTTGATGCGGCCCAAGCCATTGTGACTCAACAGAAACTCCCATGGCGCACCTTTCACTCCCAAGATCCCAACGCGGCAGGTTTTAAAGCCTCGTTTGCGAAGCAGTTCGGTATCAATATGATTCCATTTATGCTATTGATCGACACCGAAGGCAAAGTGGCCGCCATCCACGTACGTGGTGAAAACATTATTCCCAAGGTGCGAGAGTTGCTGGCGGCCGCTCCAGCACAGGCCTCCGAATAG
- a CDS encoding YebC/PmpR family DNA-binding transcriptional regulator produces MGRSFEVRKASMAKTAGQKSKLYSKYGKQLYVMAKNGGADPTANPSLRSLIEKAKRDQVPSHVIEKALEKANGAGGETFVLARYEGFGPGGCSIIIDCLTDNNNRTITDVRNCFTKTGSKMGAPGSVAHLFDHFAILAFQGDDEEAVLEAMMAADVDITEVECKDGQIILFAPATEFFKAKNAFHEAFPDVELAVEEISFVPQTNTDISSDDLPMFEKFINMLNDCDDVQDIYHNAILPK; encoded by the coding sequence ATGGGTAGAAGTTTCGAAGTTCGCAAGGCATCGATGGCTAAGACAGCGGGCCAAAAATCAAAGCTGTACTCGAAGTACGGGAAGCAACTGTACGTCATGGCCAAGAATGGAGGGGCCGATCCCACCGCCAATCCCTCCCTGCGAAGTCTCATCGAGAAGGCCAAACGCGATCAGGTTCCCAGTCATGTGATCGAAAAGGCACTTGAAAAAGCAAACGGGGCAGGGGGGGAGACCTTTGTACTCGCACGTTACGAGGGATTCGGTCCCGGCGGGTGCTCCATCATTATCGATTGCCTCACCGACAACAACAATCGCACCATTACCGACGTCCGCAACTGCTTCACCAAGACCGGTTCCAAGATGGGAGCGCCCGGTTCCGTCGCACACCTCTTTGATCACTTCGCCATCCTAGCGTTCCAAGGTGACGATGAAGAGGCGGTCCTGGAAGCCATGATGGCCGCGGACGTGGATATAACCGAGGTTGAGTGCAAAGACGGCCAAATCATTCTGTTCGCCCCGGCCACGGAGTTCTTTAAGGCCAAGAATGCCTTCCATGAAGCCTTCCCCGACGTTGAACTGGCCGTGGAAGAAATCTCGTTCGTCCCGCAAACGAATACGGATATCAGCAGCGACGACCTCCCAATGTTCGAGAAGTTCATCAACATGCTCAACGATTGCGATGACGTCCAAGACATTTACCACAATGCCATTTTGCCCAAATAG
- a CDS encoding IS1182 family transposase, whose translation MNTQKPSQLARVSRPHRIQVEMHMLSLEDMLPRDHRARIVWSFVKTLDLEPLYEKIVVTKSTVGRNSIAPEILVSLWLLATLDGIGTARELGRRCETDIAYLWTLGNVTVNYHTLSDFRVENGAFLEKTLVDTVASLVAQGLVPLETIAQDGMRVRASAGSSSFRRKPTLESLQQQAQAHVDRLKKESENECDRSDGDARRQAAVERASRERQERLDEALRQFEELSKQRESRRKGDGEKTRVSTTDPDARNMKMANGGFDPAFNVQFATDADSRVIVAVDVINSGTDSGQMAPMHEKVCSTYDKTPKTQLVDSAYATKGDVKTVESKGTEVVSTIPRGSVLESKGKDPHAQQPGESDEYTAFRARMAKEEYKELYKTRPSVAEFPNADCRNRNLRQFKVRGLVKVKAVALWHAVAFNFTRMVNLGALAI comes from the coding sequence ATGAATACTCAAAAACCATCGCAGCTTGCTCGTGTTTCCCGCCCCCATCGTATTCAAGTGGAAATGCACATGCTTTCACTTGAAGATATGCTTCCGCGCGACCATCGTGCTCGCATTGTCTGGTCGTTTGTCAAAACGTTGGACCTAGAACCTCTGTATGAAAAGATCGTTGTCACCAAGAGCACCGTTGGCCGCAATAGTATTGCGCCGGAGATACTGGTTTCACTGTGGCTTCTGGCAACCTTGGATGGCATCGGCACAGCCCGAGAACTTGGTCGCCGATGCGAGACGGACATAGCCTATTTATGGACGCTCGGAAATGTCACGGTCAATTATCACACGTTGAGCGACTTTCGAGTGGAGAACGGAGCATTCTTGGAGAAGACGCTCGTTGACACGGTTGCCTCGTTGGTCGCCCAGGGTCTGGTGCCCCTGGAGACCATTGCCCAAGACGGAATGCGCGTTCGGGCTAGTGCAGGCAGTAGTTCGTTTCGCCGCAAGCCGACGCTTGAGTCATTGCAGCAGCAGGCTCAGGCTCACGTAGATAGATTGAAGAAAGAATCCGAGAACGAATGCGATCGTTCCGATGGAGACGCACGTCGCCAAGCGGCAGTCGAACGAGCATCGCGTGAGCGTCAAGAGCGATTAGATGAGGCTTTGCGACAGTTTGAGGAGCTTAGTAAGCAGCGCGAGTCTCGGAGAAAAGGTGACGGCGAAAAGACTCGCGTGAGCACTACGGACCCTGACGCCCGTAATATGAAGATGGCCAATGGTGGCTTCGATCCGGCCTTCAACGTCCAGTTCGCAACCGATGCTGACTCGCGAGTAATAGTCGCTGTCGATGTTATCAACTCGGGAACTGACAGTGGCCAAATGGCACCAATGCACGAGAAAGTGTGCTCAACTTACGACAAGACACCCAAGACGCAATTGGTCGATTCCGCTTACGCAACCAAGGGCGATGTTAAGACCGTGGAGTCTAAAGGGACCGAAGTCGTCTCCACGATCCCCCGTGGATCGGTATTGGAAAGCAAAGGCAAAGATCCTCACGCGCAGCAACCTGGCGAAAGCGACGAATACACAGCGTTTCGCGCGAGAATGGCCAAAGAGGAATACAAAGAGCTTTACAAGACGCGCCCGTCGGTTGCCGAGTTTCCCAATGCGGACTGCCGCAATCGGAACCTTCGGCAATTCAAAGTTCGAGGACTGGTGAAGGTCAAAGCGGTAGCGCTATGGCATGCCGTGGCCTTTAACTTCACACGCATGGTAAACCTGGGGGCCTTGGCAATCTAA
- a CDS encoding DUF3500 domain-containing protein has protein sequence MSRISSRFLLSLSLLCTSGSVCLAQATAEAEKPKAAQRTPEQKQAAALQIVPVAKRFLTTLNAEQTEKAVLDFDSEKRVGWHFIPMKSRKGLPLTEMEEAQKTAAMKLLRAAISKLGYEKATAIMHLEALLRQIEGEGGANERNPEKYYFTIFGKPAAKQHWGLSFEGHHLSLNFTMQGNRIVDSTPFFYATNPAQLKEDYGTDFPKGLQVLKAEEQVALALVRSLSETQMTQATLPGELPSEIRAAGAAQPPLEVLGGIAASELTNEQQAQLRKLMKAYTSKMRSGVAKENWKLIEEAGFEKIKFGWSGATRLGRGHYYVVQGPTFVIEFINVQPDASGNPANHIHCVWRDMQGDFDLPITK, from the coding sequence ATGTCGCGTATCTCTTCCCGATTTCTGCTTTCCCTGAGCCTGCTTTGCACGTCGGGATCCGTCTGCTTGGCGCAAGCTACGGCGGAGGCTGAAAAGCCGAAGGCTGCCCAGCGTACTCCTGAGCAAAAACAGGCAGCAGCCCTGCAAATCGTGCCTGTTGCAAAACGCTTTTTGACCACTCTCAATGCAGAGCAGACGGAAAAGGCGGTTCTCGATTTTGATTCCGAGAAGCGAGTCGGTTGGCACTTCATCCCGATGAAGAGCCGCAAAGGTTTGCCGCTAACCGAAATGGAAGAGGCCCAGAAGACCGCAGCGATGAAATTGCTGCGTGCTGCCATCAGCAAGCTTGGATATGAGAAGGCTACGGCAATTATGCATTTGGAAGCACTGCTACGGCAAATCGAGGGAGAGGGAGGCGCTAACGAGCGCAATCCAGAAAAGTACTACTTCACCATCTTTGGAAAGCCAGCCGCCAAACAGCATTGGGGACTGAGTTTCGAAGGGCATCACCTGTCACTCAACTTCACCATGCAAGGCAACCGCATCGTCGATTCGACTCCCTTTTTCTATGCCACCAATCCGGCGCAATTGAAAGAGGACTATGGGACTGATTTTCCCAAGGGCCTGCAAGTGCTCAAGGCGGAAGAGCAAGTTGCCCTAGCGTTGGTCCGCAGCTTAAGCGAAACCCAAATGACTCAAGCGACTTTGCCCGGTGAGCTCCCGTCGGAGATTCGAGCTGCGGGAGCGGCGCAACCACCATTGGAAGTCTTGGGAGGAATTGCGGCCAGCGAATTGACTAATGAGCAACAAGCACAGCTCAGAAAACTGATGAAAGCCTACACTTCCAAAATGCGATCCGGAGTGGCCAAGGAGAATTGGAAGTTGATTGAAGAGGCTGGCTTCGAGAAGATCAAATTCGGTTGGTCGGGCGCCACTCGCTTGGGACGTGGCCACTACTACGTCGTGCAAGGTCCGACCTTTGTCATCGAGTTTATCAACGTTCAACCCGATGCGTCTGGGAATCCTGCCAATCACATCCACTGCGTCTGGCGTGACATGCAGGGAGATTTTGATTTGCCAATCACGAAATAG
- a CDS encoding class I SAM-dependent methyltransferase encodes MNEEKRVPMPYRGNYTESRQRYLATYDTAEAAKYDAWITALTKADHDACLNDIQRHFTFSPGMTILDAGAGTGALCLSLVALPGMRITALEPCPPMQERLASKPELSSVTTVEGFCDHPDDHSHFAPATFDVVASRQLSNCLFDPLAAFRNWHYWLRPSGVVIVMDGLFNREDWSGRWKGVVDTLPLSACRTMATLPYMLEQAGFRIDHVGLMDATNALPSTRTKRYMVVATKAMDVEPDHC; translated from the coding sequence GTGAATGAAGAAAAAAGAGTGCCCATGCCCTATCGTGGAAACTACACGGAATCTCGCCAGCGTTACCTCGCCACCTACGACACCGCAGAGGCGGCCAAATACGATGCATGGATCACGGCACTGACGAAGGCAGACCACGACGCGTGCCTGAACGATATTCAGCGACACTTCACCTTTTCCCCAGGCATGACGATACTCGACGCTGGCGCCGGTACTGGTGCCTTGTGCCTCTCGCTTGTTGCGTTGCCAGGCATGCGAATTACTGCTCTCGAACCTTGCCCACCGATGCAAGAGCGACTCGCCTCGAAACCAGAACTCAGCAGCGTCACTACGGTCGAAGGGTTTTGCGATCATCCGGACGACCACTCGCACTTTGCGCCTGCAACATTCGATGTGGTAGCCTCCCGACAATTGTCGAATTGCTTGTTTGATCCACTGGCTGCGTTTCGCAATTGGCATTATTGGCTACGACCATCAGGTGTCGTCATCGTCATGGACGGGTTGTTTAATCGCGAAGATTGGTCCGGGCGGTGGAAAGGAGTTGTCGACACACTCCCGCTTTCCGCCTGCCGAACGATGGCGACATTGCCGTACATGCTAGAACAGGCAGGATTCCGCATTGACCACGTAGGCTTGATGGATGCCACCAACGCCCTTCCTTCAACGCGCACAAAACGCTACATGGTCGTCGCGACCAAGGCAATGGACGTGGAACCCGACCATTGCTGA